DNA from Kitasatospora acidiphila:
CGAGGGCATCGACGACTCGCTGGACTCGCTGCTCGACGAGACCGACGAGCGCCGCCGGCAGCAGACCTTCATCCGCAACCAGGACGCGGACGCCTACCTGTTCCGGCAGCACCTCGGCGCGCTGCTGCCCGCCGCCACCGACGCCGAGCTGTCCCGGGTGCGCGACGAGCTGCGCCGGGCCCGCGACGTCGCCGACTTCATCCGCGCCTACCGGATCGCCGAGCAGATCCGCGAGCTGGTCGCCGGGCTCGGCCCCGACATGCGCCGGGTGATGCTTAGCTGCGCCTTCGCCAACGAGGAGCGGCTGCAGCCCAAGCTGCGCCGCGACATCGAGACCGCCAAGCGGGAGTTGGACACCGCCCATGCCAACGGCGACACCCGGCGCAAGGAGGCGGCCTTCGACAGCTTCCTGCGCTTCCAGAGCGAGGTGGACGACCAACTGGCCGCCGGCCAGGACCGCAAGCCCCGGATCGTCCGGCCGGAGGACTGAGCCTGGTCAGACCTCTTCCCCCGCCGTCCGCCAGTAGGCCCCGCGCAGCCGGTCGAGCACCGGGTGCGCGGGCGCGAACCGGTGGCCGTCGACGGCGGTGATCGGGCGCACCCCGATCGCGGTGTTGCAGGCGAACGCGGCGTCGTACCAGTCCAGTTCGTCGCGGCGCACCGGCTCGGTGCGGTGGTCGGGGTGGAGCGCGGTGAGCAGCCGCATGGTGACGCCCGCCAGCACCTCGGCGCGCGGCCAGACCAGCCGCTCGCCGCGCACCAGGCCGAGGTTCCAGGTGGCGCCTTCGCCGACCAGCCCGTCCGGGTCGGTGAAGAGCACGTCGTCCCACCCGTGCAGTTGGGCGTCCCGGCGCAGCCGCAGCGAGTCGTAGAGGCCGACGTGCTTGATCGCCGGGTCGGCCCGCCGGTGCACGGCCGAGCAGACCCGCAGCGGCGGCAGTGCGCCCGGGTCGCCGGCTGCTCGG
Protein-coding regions in this window:
- a CDS encoding aminotransferase class IV, with amino-acid sequence MMILDGQPVTADRLAPLALTPYGHFTTLRTDDGRTVRGLGLHLARLTADCRALFGVELDTALVRGHLRQALAAESAPVIARVTVYDPGFDLGRPADARDPRILVSTRAAGDPGALPPLRVCSAVHRRADPAIKHVGLYDSLRLRRDAQLHGWDDVLFTDPDGLVGEGATWNLGLVRGERLVWPRAEVLAGVTMRLLTALHPDHRTEPVRRDELDWYDAAFACNTAIGVRPITAVDGHRFAPAHPVLDRLRGAYWRTAGEEV